The Vidua chalybeata isolate OUT-0048 chromosome 6, bVidCha1 merged haplotype, whole genome shotgun sequence genome has a segment encoding these proteins:
- the BATF gene encoding basic leucine zipper transcriptional factor ATF-like, producing MPHSSDSSDSSSFSQSPPPSKQDSSDDMRKVQRREKNRIAAQKSRLRQTQKADTLHLESEDLERQNAALRREIKQLTEEMKHFTSMLSSHEPLCSILTSPPPPPEVLYATHSFHQPHISSPRFQH from the exons atgccccacagctctgacagcagtgaTTCCAGCAGCTTCAGCCAGTCTCCCCCTCCCAGCAAGCAG GACTCTTCTGATGACATGAGGAAAGTCCAAAGGAGGGAGAAGAATCGCATTGCTGCCCAGAAGAGCCGCCTGAGGCAGACCCAGAAAGCAGACACACTGCACTTG GAGAGTGAAGACTTGGAGAGACAGAATGCTGCCCTGCGCCGGGAGATCAAGCAGCTGACAGAGGAAATGAAGCACTTCACCTCGATGCTGAGCTCCCATGAACCGCTCTGCTCCATCCTGACATCCCCTCCACCGCCTCCAGAAGTGCTTTATGCCACACACTCGTTTCACCAACCCCACATTAGCTCCCCACGCTTCCAGCACTGA